The window GCCCGGCAGGGACTTTATCAGGGGCGCCTGGCCCCATGAATGGAAATGGACAGCAATGACCGGAGCACTGGTTGAAATCCTCGGCATGGTGATCAGCACCGCCAACATGCTGCTGATCGTATGGTTCATCATCGGGCTGCTTTTCGCCTTCAACGTGGTCAGCCCGAGCAACCAGTTCGCTTTTGCGGTGCATGATGCGCTTTCCCGCCTGTTCGAGCCGGTGTTGCGCCCGATCCGCCGGGTGATGCCCGATACCGGCGCGATCGATTTCTCGCCGATGGTGTTCATCCTGC is drawn from Erythrobacter neustonensis and contains these coding sequences:
- a CDS encoding YggT family protein, with product MTGALVEILGMVISTANMLLIVWFIIGLLFAFNVVSPSNQFAFAVHDALSRLFEPVLRPIRRVMPDTGAIDFSPMVFILLLNAVGSLLSRVPY